A stretch of the Sphingomonas sp. CL5.1 genome encodes the following:
- a CDS encoding M61 family metallopeptidase has protein sequence MIRSAFAAFLVSVSSAAFAQVPAGNSAPQPVPFVDTIPQPRDEAYPAGPMVVNVDATDTVRGILRVKQTIPVAKAGALTLLFPKWLPGAHSPRAEIEKVAGLVIRAGGKPVPWTRDPVDVFAFHIDVPAGAAQLDVEFQFLSATKKDQGRIAVTPTMISLQPNSVSLYPAGWFTRRIPVRMNVTWPAGWTAAGALRGKPVGTGGNTWAYEQTNYEVLVDSPMLAGRYGRVIPLSDKVTLNVFADNPAELVATPAQIDAHRKLVDQAVKTFGSQHYDHYDFLLSITDRLGGIGLEHHRSSEDGVTPGYFAKWADGPGRRNLLPHEFTHSWNGKFRRGADLWTPDFRTPMRGSLLWVYEGQTQFWGYVLQARSGLVSKQDTLDQYATIMANYDSQPARHWRDLLDTTNDPVIAQRKPKGWVSWQRSEDYYNEGLLVWMDVDSLLREKSGGRKSIDDFARAFFGMRDGDWGELTYTIDDVAQTLNAIQPWDWKAYLVKRLTEHAEGAPIEGFARNGYRLVYTDQATPAFRDGEKVRKVTDLTWSGGFIVGEGGALSGVTWDSAAFKAGLTVGTVIAAVNGESYSPEGLKAAIAAAKDTRAPVTLLVRNGEDYRTVTLDWHDGLRYPRLEKIGTGEGGLDRLLAPR, from the coding sequence ATGATCCGTAGCGCCTTCGCCGCTTTTCTGGTTTCCGTATCTTCCGCCGCCTTCGCCCAGGTCCCCGCCGGCAATTCCGCGCCGCAGCCCGTCCCCTTCGTCGACACCATTCCGCAGCCGCGCGACGAGGCTTATCCCGCCGGGCCGATGGTGGTGAACGTCGACGCCACCGACACGGTGCGCGGCATCCTGCGCGTGAAGCAGACCATTCCCGTCGCCAAGGCCGGCGCCCTCACCCTGCTTTTCCCGAAATGGCTCCCCGGCGCGCATTCGCCGCGCGCGGAGATCGAGAAGGTCGCCGGACTGGTGATCCGCGCGGGCGGCAAGCCGGTGCCGTGGACGCGCGACCCGGTCGATGTCTTCGCCTTCCATATCGACGTGCCGGCGGGCGCGGCGCAGCTCGACGTGGAATTCCAGTTCCTTTCCGCGACCAAGAAGGATCAGGGCCGCATCGCCGTCACCCCGACGATGATCAGCCTCCAGCCCAATTCGGTCAGCCTCTATCCGGCGGGCTGGTTCACGCGCCGCATCCCGGTGCGGATGAACGTGACGTGGCCGGCGGGCTGGACGGCGGCGGGCGCGCTGCGCGGCAAGCCGGTCGGCACCGGGGGCAACACCTGGGCTTATGAGCAGACCAATTACGAGGTGCTGGTCGATTCGCCGATGCTCGCCGGTCGCTACGGCCGGGTGATCCCGCTGAGCGACAAGGTGACGCTCAACGTCTTCGCCGACAATCCGGCCGAGCTGGTGGCGACGCCGGCGCAGATCGACGCGCACAGGAAATTGGTCGATCAGGCGGTCAAGACCTTCGGATCGCAGCATTACGACCATTATGATTTTCTGCTCTCGATCACCGACCGGCTCGGCGGGATCGGGCTGGAGCATCACCGCAGTTCCGAGGACGGCGTGACACCCGGCTATTTCGCGAAATGGGCCGACGGGCCGGGGCGCCGCAACCTGCTGCCGCACGAATTCACCCATAGCTGGAACGGCAAGTTCCGGCGCGGCGCGGACCTGTGGACGCCGGATTTCCGTACGCCGATGCGCGGCTCGCTGCTGTGGGTTTATGAGGGGCAGACGCAATTCTGGGGCTATGTGCTTCAGGCCCGTTCGGGGCTGGTCTCCAAGCAGGACACGCTCGATCAATATGCGACGATCATGGCGAATTACGATTCGCAGCCCGCGCGGCACTGGCGCGACCTGCTCGACACCACCAACGATCCGGTGATCGCCCAGCGCAAGCCGAAGGGCTGGGTGAGCTGGCAGCGCAGCGAGGATTATTACAACGAGGGCCTGCTCGTCTGGATGGATGTCGATTCGCTGCTGCGCGAGAAATCGGGCGGCCGGAAGTCGATTGACGATTTCGCCCGCGCCTTCTTCGGGATGCGCGACGGCGATTGGGGCGAGCTGACCTATACGATCGACGATGTCGCGCAGACGCTGAACGCGATCCAGCCGTGGGACTGGAAGGCCTATCTGGTGAAGCGGCTGACCGAGCATGCCGAGGGCGCGCCGATCGAGGGCTTCGCGCGCAACGGCTATCGCCTCGTCTATACCGATCAGGCGACGCCGGCGTTCCGCGACGGGGAGAAGGTGCGCAAGGTCACCGATCTCACCTGGTCCGGCGGCTTCATCGTCGGCGAGGGCGGGGCGTTGAGCGGGGTGACGTGGGATAGCGCCGCGTTCAAGGCGGGGCTGACCGTGGGCACGGTGATCGCGGCGGTGAACGGCGAGAGCTATTCGCCCGAGGGGTTGAAGGCCGCGATCGCCGCCGCGAAGGACACGAGGGCGCCGGTGACGCTGCTCGTCAGGAACGGCGAGGATTATCGCACGGTAACGCTCGACTGGCACGACGGCCTGCGCTACCCGCGCCTCGAAAAGATCGGGACCGGAGAGGGTGGCCTGGACAGGCTGCTGGCGCCGCGCTGA
- the hisS gene encoding histidine--tRNA ligase has product MARIQTPNRVRGTQDIFGAEQRRFATVLDTFDRVRRLYCFGRVDVPVFEATEVFARSIGETTDVVSKEMYTFPDKGGDSLTLRPEFTAGIARAYITEGWQQFAPLKLATSGAVFRYERPQKGRYRQFHQIDAEILGAPEPSADVELLCLADQLLHELGIADDVTLQLNTLGDAATRDAWRDALVAHFERHRGDLSEDSVARLDKNPLRILDSKDPRDRPIADAAPGIDDFMTTEAGAFFESVTRGLDAAGVAWTRNARLVRGLDYYRHTAFEFVTDRLGAQGTVLGGGRYDGLVENLGGPATAGVGWAAGVERLAMLLAEPAAETAELTVLPDGAGFDALATELLTLLRAEGIRSQASFEGKYNKRYERAKRSGSIRALNVERAADASTIANVRIRDLNPGEPVRDRVERALNVRFEVEQIAGTGNFVLLRRK; this is encoded by the coding sequence ATGGCCCGTATCCAGACCCCCAATCGCGTCCGCGGCACGCAGGACATCTTCGGCGCGGAACAGCGCCGCTTCGCCACCGTGCTCGACACGTTCGATCGCGTGCGCCGGCTCTATTGCTTCGGCCGCGTCGACGTGCCCGTGTTCGAGGCGACCGAGGTGTTCGCCCGCTCGATCGGCGAGACCACCGATGTCGTCTCCAAGGAGATGTACACCTTCCCCGACAAGGGCGGGGATTCGCTGACGCTGCGGCCGGAGTTCACCGCCGGCATCGCGCGCGCCTATATCACCGAGGGGTGGCAGCAGTTCGCGCCGCTCAAGCTCGCCACCTCCGGCGCGGTGTTTCGCTACGAGCGGCCGCAGAAGGGGCGCTATCGCCAGTTCCACCAGATCGACGCGGAGATACTCGGCGCGCCGGAGCCTTCCGCCGACGTGGAATTGCTGTGCCTCGCCGACCAGTTGCTCCACGAGCTTGGCATTGCCGACGACGTGACGTTGCAGCTCAACACGCTCGGCGACGCGGCGACACGCGACGCATGGCGCGATGCCTTGGTCGCGCATTTCGAGCGGCATCGCGGCGATCTGTCCGAGGATAGCGTGGCGCGGCTCGACAAGAATCCGCTGCGCATCCTCGATTCGAAGGACCCGCGCGACCGCCCGATCGCCGACGCCGCCCCCGGCATCGACGATTTCATGACCACCGAGGCCGGCGCCTTCTTCGAGAGCGTGACGCGCGGGCTGGATGCGGCGGGCGTGGCGTGGACGCGCAACGCGCGGCTGGTGCGCGGGCTGGACTATTATCGCCACACCGCGTTCGAATTCGTCACCGACCGGCTCGGCGCGCAGGGCACGGTGCTCGGCGGCGGGCGCTATGACGGGCTGGTCGAGAATCTCGGCGGCCCGGCGACGGCGGGCGTCGGCTGGGCGGCGGGGGTCGAGCGGCTGGCGATGCTGCTGGCGGAGCCGGCGGCAGAAACCGCCGAATTGACCGTGCTCCCAGATGGGGCGGGATTCGACGCTCTGGCGACTGAATTGCTAACACTCCTTCGAGCCGAAGGTATTCGGTCGCAGGCTTCGTTCGAGGGCAAGTACAACAAACGATATGAGCGCGCGAAGCGGTCAGGATCAATCCGGGCGTTGAACGTGGAGCGCGCCGCAGATGCTTCGACAATCGCGAATGTGCGCATTCGCGACTTGAATCCCGGCGAACCAGTTAGAGACCGTGTTGAGCGAGCGCTGAACGTTCGGTTCGAGGTCGAACA
- the ispG gene encoding flavodoxin-dependent (E)-4-hydroxy-3-methylbut-2-enyl-diphosphate synthase, whose amino-acid sequence MSVRPWRDIQRRKSRQIMVGSVPVGGDAPVTVQTMTNTPTSDAKATIDQIRRCEEAGVDIIRVSCPDVESTAAFKQIARVARVPIVADIHFHYKRALEAADAGAACLRINPGNIGSAERVNEVVNAAKANGCAIRIGVNAGSLEKDLLEKYGEPCPEALVESALDHIKLLQDRDFHEFKVAVKASDVFLAVAAYQQLAEAVDCPLHLGITEAGGFVGGTVKSAIGIGSLLWYGIGDTIRVSLSAEPEDEVRVGFEILKALGIRNRGVRVVSCPSCARQGFDVIRTVQALEERLQHIRTPMSLSVLGCVVNGPGEARETDIGITGGGNGKHMVYLSGVTDHHVQDADMIEHIVKLVEAKAAEIEAASDAAIAAE is encoded by the coding sequence ATGTCCGTCCGTCCCTGGCGCGATATCCAGCGCCGCAAGAGCCGCCAGATCATGGTGGGCAGCGTCCCCGTCGGCGGCGACGCGCCCGTCACCGTGCAGACCATGACCAACACCCCGACCAGCGACGCTAAGGCGACGATCGACCAGATCCGCCGTTGCGAGGAGGCGGGCGTCGACATCATCCGCGTGAGCTGCCCGGACGTGGAGAGCACCGCCGCGTTCAAGCAGATCGCCCGCGTCGCGCGCGTGCCGATCGTCGCGGACATCCATTTCCACTACAAGCGCGCGCTGGAGGCGGCGGACGCGGGGGCGGCGTGCCTGCGCATCAACCCTGGCAACATCGGCTCGGCGGAGCGCGTCAACGAAGTGGTCAACGCCGCCAAGGCCAACGGCTGCGCGATCCGCATCGGCGTGAACGCCGGCAGCCTCGAGAAGGATCTGCTCGAAAAATATGGCGAGCCGTGCCCGGAGGCTTTGGTCGAGAGCGCGCTCGATCACATCAAGTTGCTTCAGGACCGCGATTTCCACGAGTTCAAGGTGGCGGTGAAGGCGTCCGACGTGTTCCTCGCCGTCGCCGCCTATCAGCAGCTTGCCGAGGCGGTGGACTGCCCGCTGCATCTCGGCATCACCGAGGCCGGCGGATTCGTCGGCGGCACGGTGAAGTCCGCCATCGGGATCGGTTCGCTCTTGTGGTACGGGATCGGCGACACGATCCGCGTCTCGCTCTCCGCCGAGCCGGAGGACGAGGTGCGCGTCGGCTTCGAGATCCTCAAGGCGCTGGGCATCCGCAACCGCGGCGTGCGCGTGGTGAGCTGCCCGAGCTGCGCGCGGCAGGGCTTCGACGTGATCCGCACCGTGCAGGCGCTGGAGGAGCGGCTCCAGCATATCCGCACGCCGATGTCGCTTTCGGTGCTGGGCTGCGTCGTCAACGGCCCCGGCGAGGCGCGCGAGACCGATATCGGCATCACCGGCGGCGGCAACGGCAAGCACATGGTCTATCTGTCGGGCGTCACCGACCATCATGTGCAGGACGCCGACATGATCGAGCATATCGTCAAGCTGGTCGAGGCCAAGGCGGCGGAGATCGAGGCCGCGTCCGACGCGGCGATCGCGGCCGAATAG
- the ppa gene encoding inorganic diphosphatase → MRIDLIPVGKNPPEDLNVIIEVPLGGEPVKYEFDKESGALFVDRILHTPMRYPANYGFVPHTLSPDGDPLDALVISRSPFIPGCVVRARPIGVLNLEDEHGGDEKLICVPVDTTFPYYSDVGERQDLPSIVLQQIEHFFTHYKDLESEKWVRIGNWGDAEEARQIVIESIDRAKKSKAA, encoded by the coding sequence ATGCGCATCGACCTCATCCCCGTGGGCAAGAACCCGCCCGAGGACCTCAACGTCATCATCGAGGTGCCGCTCGGCGGCGAGCCGGTGAAGTACGAGTTCGACAAGGAATCCGGCGCGCTGTTCGTCGATCGCATCCTGCATACGCCGATGCGCTATCCGGCGAACTACGGCTTCGTGCCGCATACCCTGTCGCCGGACGGCGATCCGCTGGACGCGCTGGTGATCTCGCGCTCGCCGTTCATTCCCGGCTGCGTCGTCCGCGCGCGGCCGATCGGCGTGCTCAACCTCGAGGACGAGCATGGCGGCGACGAGAAGCTGATCTGCGTGCCGGTCGACACGACCTTCCCTTATTATTCGGACGTCGGCGAGCGGCAGGACCTGCCCTCGATCGTACTCCAGCAGATCGAGCATTTCTTCACCCACTATAAGGATCTCGAATCCGAAAAGTGGGTGCGGATCGGCAATTGGGGCGACGCCGAGGAGGCGCGGCAGATCGTGATCGAGTCGATCGACCGCGCGAAGAAGAGCAAGGCCGCCTGA
- a CDS encoding multidrug efflux SMR transporter yields MAWLWLIVGGCFEVGFTTCLRYVDGFRNVPWTLGFLASVTLSMGLLEVASRSIPMGTAYAVWGGIGALGTVLVGIAFFGEPLSVVRGLLILGVVACIAGLKMTA; encoded by the coding sequence ATGGCGTGGTTGTGGCTGATCGTCGGCGGCTGTTTCGAGGTGGGGTTCACCACCTGCCTGCGCTACGTCGACGGCTTCCGCAACGTGCCGTGGACGCTGGGCTTCCTCGCCTCGGTCACATTGTCGATGGGGCTGCTGGAGGTCGCCTCGCGCTCGATCCCGATGGGGACGGCCTATGCGGTCTGGGGCGGGATCGGCGCACTCGGCACGGTGCTGGTCGGCATCGCCTTCTTCGGCGAGCCGCTGAGCGTGGTGCGCGGCCTGCTGATCCTCGGCGTGGTCGCGTGCATCGCCGGCCTCAAGATGACGGCATGA
- a CDS encoding DUF1345 domain-containing protein, which yields MTRSDHGWHIGRRLAPVRFLVSMAIMAAAGIAAGIAGRFEWGRALMIGFDAGAIVFLASLWPLLNDDSRDMRAHAKDNDANRAGLLAITGLVTTVILVVVLTELGTQPSAWIIALVVATLVLAWLFSNIVYALHYAHIYYSEKSGQDTGGLDFPNCDEPNYWDFIYFSFTLGMTFQTSDVNMTARRMRRVSIGQCLAAFVFNIGVLAFTINVLGSSGGH from the coding sequence ATGACCCGGAGCGATCACGGATGGCACATCGGACGGCGCCTCGCGCCAGTGCGTTTCCTCGTCTCGATGGCGATCATGGCGGCGGCCGGCATCGCCGCCGGGATCGCGGGGAGGTTCGAATGGGGCCGCGCGCTGATGATCGGCTTCGACGCGGGCGCGATAGTGTTCCTCGCCTCGCTCTGGCCGCTGCTCAATGACGACAGCCGCGACATGCGCGCCCATGCCAAGGACAATGACGCCAACCGCGCCGGGCTGCTGGCGATCACCGGGCTGGTGACCACCGTCATCCTGGTGGTGGTGCTGACCGAACTGGGGACGCAGCCATCGGCGTGGATCATCGCGCTGGTCGTCGCGACATTGGTGCTGGCGTGGCTGTTCTCGAACATCGTCTATGCGCTGCACTATGCGCACATCTATTACAGCGAGAAATCGGGGCAGGACACCGGCGGACTGGACTTCCCGAACTGCGACGAGCCGAACTATTGGGATTTCATCTATTTCAGCTTCACGCTGGGCATGACCTTCCAGACGTCGGACGTGAACATGACCGCGCGGCGGATGCGGCGGGTGTCGATCGGGCAGTGCCTCGCGGCCTTCGTGTTCAACATCGGCGTGCTCGCCTTCACCATCAACGTGTTGGGCAGCAGCGGCGGGCATTGA
- a CDS encoding DMT family transporter produces the protein MNRPLSPALAFAVAAAGIGLFAIMDAFMKSLTLALGVYNALIWRTGMSALFGFGAWAASGARRPTRRGMRLHLIRGALTAAMALLFFWGLAHVPMAQAITLSYIAPLLALLMGALFLHERVGRRVAGASLAAFAGVLVVLAGQSQAALGPAALKGALAVLGSALLYAVNLVVARIQSQAADPGGIAFFQSAIVTAVLALGAPWLLAVPEAAQWWKIVVGGLLATVSLFLLGWAYAHGEAGYLATTEYTSFVYAATLGYAVFGERLSPYTLAGAAIIIAACLYAARRRNTAPADPMTEGTGSQPASHSAYP, from the coding sequence TTGAACCGCCCGCTCTCCCCGGCGCTGGCCTTCGCTGTCGCGGCGGCGGGGATCGGGCTGTTCGCGATCATGGACGCGTTCATGAAGTCGCTGACGCTCGCGCTGGGCGTCTATAACGCATTGATCTGGCGGACCGGGATGTCGGCGCTGTTCGGCTTCGGCGCATGGGCGGCGAGCGGTGCGCGGCGTCCGACGCGGCGCGGGATGCGGCTGCACCTGATCCGGGGAGCGCTGACGGCGGCGATGGCGCTGCTGTTCTTCTGGGGCCTCGCGCACGTACCGATGGCGCAGGCGATCACGCTGTCGTACATCGCGCCGCTACTCGCGCTGCTGATGGGCGCGTTGTTCCTGCACGAGCGGGTCGGGCGGCGCGTGGCGGGTGCGTCGCTCGCCGCTTTCGCCGGGGTGCTGGTGGTGCTGGCGGGCCAGTCGCAGGCGGCGCTCGGTCCGGCGGCGCTGAAGGGCGCGCTGGCGGTGCTCGGCTCGGCCCTGCTCTATGCCGTCAACCTCGTCGTCGCGCGGATACAGAGCCAGGCCGCCGATCCCGGCGGGATCGCCTTCTTCCAGTCGGCGATCGTCACCGCCGTCCTCGCGCTCGGCGCGCCGTGGCTGCTCGCGGTGCCGGAGGCGGCGCAATGGTGGAAGATCGTCGTCGGCGGCCTTCTCGCCACCGTCTCGCTGTTCCTGCTCGGCTGGGCCTATGCGCATGGCGAGGCGGGCTATCTGGCGACGACCGAATATACGTCGTTCGTCTATGCCGCGACGCTCGGCTATGCGGTGTTCGGCGAGCGGCTGTCGCCATATACGCTGGCGGGCGCGGCGATCATCATCGCGGCGTGCCTCTATGCCGCAAGGCGGCGCAATACCGCGCCGGCCGATCCGATGACGGAGGGCACCGGCTCCCAACCGGCCTCTCATTCAGCTTATCCTTGA
- a CDS encoding TfoX/Sxy family protein yields MSIDAGLADWVAEAMAPVGTVTRKRLFGGAALYCDGLTFAIIAFDALWFKADAQSAAAWDAIDAPLFTVTRDNGRVQSLPYRRAPDDVYDDPEALRDWAMLALEAARRAPPRLARRRSKRAARG; encoded by the coding sequence ATGAGCATCGATGCCGGCCTTGCCGATTGGGTGGCGGAGGCGATGGCGCCGGTCGGCACGGTCACGCGCAAGCGGCTGTTCGGCGGAGCAGCGCTCTATTGCGACGGGCTGACCTTCGCGATCATCGCGTTCGACGCCCTGTGGTTCAAGGCGGATGCGCAGAGCGCCGCCGCGTGGGACGCGATCGACGCGCCGCTTTTCACCGTGACGCGCGACAACGGCCGGGTGCAATCCCTGCCCTATCGCCGCGCGCCGGACGATGTGTACGACGATCCCGAGGCGCTGCGCGACTGGGCCATGCTCGCGCTGGAAGCGGCGCGGCGCGCACCACCACGGCTGGCACGGCGGCGCAGCAAGCGCGCGGCGCGCGGGTAA
- a CDS encoding GNAT family N-acetyltransferase, whose translation MTVSIRPAAPHDCGTILRFVRELAEYEREPDAVEATEEMLAAALFATPPAAEALIAEHDGAAIGFALFFHNFSTWAGKRGIYLEDLYVTPAARGSGAGKALLAHLAGLALDRGCARFEWAVLDWNTPAIDFYRAMGAVGMDEWTVQRVSGDALVRLAGRG comes from the coding sequence ATGACCGTTTCGATCCGTCCCGCCGCGCCGCACGATTGCGGCACGATCCTGCGCTTCGTGCGCGAACTGGCCGAATATGAGCGCGAACCGGACGCCGTGGAGGCTACCGAGGAGATGCTCGCCGCCGCGCTATTCGCGACGCCCCCCGCCGCCGAGGCGCTGATCGCCGAACACGACGGCGCGGCGATCGGCTTCGCCCTGTTCTTCCACAATTTCTCGACCTGGGCGGGCAAGCGCGGCATCTATCTTGAGGACCTGTACGTCACGCCGGCCGCGCGCGGTTCGGGGGCGGGCAAGGCGCTGCTCGCGCATCTCGCGGGGCTGGCGCTCGATCGCGGCTGCGCGCGGTTCGAATGGGCGGTGCTCGACTGGAACACCCCGGCGATCGACTTCTATCGCGCGATGGGCGCGGTCGGCATGGACGAATGGACCGTGCAGCGCGTCAGCGGCGACGCGCTCGTCCGCCTCGCGGGGCGCGGCTGA